The following are encoded together in the Variovorax sp. PBS-H4 genome:
- a CDS encoding NfeD family protein, which produces MASSTVWWLIAGGAIVLELLSGTVYLLLLSAGFAAAAISAHAGAGLGTQLVVAAVVGVGAVLVWHTIRRKRPAEPPAAANRDINLDIGERVFVEAWNPDGTATVRYRGAQWTVVPRAGATPATGEHQVAEVVGSRLVVDKI; this is translated from the coding sequence ATGGCAAGTTCCACCGTCTGGTGGCTGATCGCGGGCGGCGCGATCGTGCTGGAGCTGCTCTCCGGCACGGTCTATCTGCTGCTGCTGAGTGCGGGTTTCGCGGCAGCGGCCATCTCGGCGCATGCGGGTGCGGGGCTGGGCACACAGTTGGTCGTGGCAGCGGTCGTCGGCGTCGGGGCGGTGCTCGTCTGGCACACGATCCGGCGCAAGCGCCCCGCCGAGCCGCCGGCCGCCGCCAACCGCGACATCAACCTGGACATCGGCGAACGCGTCTTTGTCGAGGCCTGGAACCCCGACGGCACGGCTACCGTGCGGTACCGCGGCGCGCAATGGACGGTGGTGCCCCGGGCCGGCGCCACGCCCGCCACCGGCGAGCACCAGGTGGCCGAAGTCGTCGGCAGCAGGCTGGTCGTCGACAAGATCTGA
- a CDS encoding SPFH domain-containing protein has product MEFTVPLVLLVIAVIVISQSIKFVPQQNAWVRERLGKYHNTMTPGPNFLIPFIDKVAYKHSLKEIPLDVPSQICITRDNTQLQVDGILYFQVTDPMRASYGSSNYIVAVTQLAQTSLRSVIGKLELDKTFEERDIINAQVVAAIDEAALNWGVKVLRYEIKDLTPPKEILQAMQRQITAEREKRALIAASEGRRQEQINIATGEREAFIARSEGEKQAQINNAQGEAAAITAVAEATAGAIERVAAAIRQPGGEQAVQLKVAERAVDAYGKVAADATTTLIVPSNMNETAALIASAMRMVQAGKTSTAA; this is encoded by the coding sequence ATGGAATTCACCGTCCCCCTGGTCCTGCTGGTCATCGCGGTCATCGTCATCAGCCAGTCCATCAAGTTCGTGCCGCAGCAGAACGCCTGGGTGCGCGAACGGCTGGGCAAGTACCACAACACGATGACGCCCGGCCCCAACTTCTTGATCCCCTTCATCGACAAGGTGGCCTACAAGCACAGCCTCAAGGAGATCCCGCTGGATGTGCCGAGCCAGATCTGCATCACGCGCGACAACACGCAGTTGCAGGTCGACGGCATCCTCTACTTCCAGGTCACCGACCCGATGCGCGCGAGCTACGGCTCGTCGAACTACATCGTGGCCGTCACGCAACTGGCGCAGACATCGCTGCGCAGCGTGATCGGCAAGCTCGAGCTCGACAAGACCTTCGAGGAGCGCGACATCATCAACGCGCAAGTGGTGGCCGCCATCGACGAGGCGGCGCTGAACTGGGGCGTGAAGGTGCTGCGCTACGAGATCAAGGACCTGACGCCGCCGAAAGAGATCCTTCAGGCGATGCAGCGCCAGATCACGGCCGAGCGCGAGAAGCGCGCGCTGATCGCCGCGTCCGAAGGCCGCCGCCAGGAGCAGATCAACATCGCCACCGGCGAGCGCGAGGCCTTCATCGCGCGGTCGGAGGGTGAGAAACAGGCCCAGATCAACAACGCCCAGGGCGAGGCCGCTGCCATCACGGCGGTGGCGGAGGCCACTGCCGGCGCCATTGAACGCGTGGCTGCCGCCATCCGCCAGCCCGGCGGCGAACAGGCCGTGCAGCTCAAGGTCGCCGAGCGCGCCGTGGATGCCTACGGCAAAGTCGCAGCCGACGCGACCACCACGCTGATCGTCCCCAGCAACATGAACGAAACCGCGGCGCTCATCGCTTCGGCGATGCGCATGGTGCAGGCCGGAAAGACGTCGACAGCCGCCTGA